A single Tuberibacillus sp. Marseille-P3662 DNA region contains:
- the asnB gene encoding asparagine synthase (glutamine-hydrolyzing) yields the protein MCGFVGFISNHLSQPNDHEQNGMTYRTQLITHRGPDDDGFYTDDRVQFGFRRLSIIDLEGGHQPLAYDDGRYFMIYNGEVYNYVELREQLEAEGYEFQTDSDSEVIIASYAAKKEEAVKDLRGMFAFVIWDKVEQTIFAARDPFGIKPFYYMETDEGTFFASEKKSLLAGEANDDLSQAALQYYLTYQFVPEPYTMSKKIHRLEPGHYFTKKADGSMSVHPYWQPEFRAAPKTIDTAKKQIRDAMRDSVSVHMRSDVPVGAFLSSGIDSTAIVALAKELNPNIETFTVGFEREGYSEIDVAKDTAEQLNVNNTHTVITPEAFVNELPKIIWHMDDPVADPAAIPLYFVAKEASKHVKVVLSGEGADELFGGYNIYREPLALNWFKNIPDFGRRLLKETAQRLPETTKGRNYVIRGCTPLEERYIGNAFMFDEQEKQFLYKGFLPQTHFTDVTSNLYERVKDNKDIERMQYVDLHTWLRGDILVKADRMTMAHSLELRVPFLDKPVFDVASSIPEDLKTGNKTTKYALREAMRDIVPDSVLYNKKLGFPVPIRVWLRNELYDWARQVIADSQVDEWINKSYVYKLLEDHRHQKRDNSRKLWTILVFMLWHQMYVEKTIDTRAFQVEMTNSPY from the coding sequence ATGTGCGGTTTCGTCGGATTTATTTCCAACCACTTATCACAACCAAATGATCATGAACAAAATGGTATGACTTACAGAACCCAATTGATTACTCATAGAGGTCCTGACGACGACGGATTCTATACAGATGACAGGGTCCAATTTGGCTTCCGACGTTTGAGCATTATTGACTTGGAAGGAGGGCACCAGCCCTTAGCCTATGATGATGGACGCTATTTCATGATCTATAACGGGGAAGTATACAATTATGTGGAATTACGTGAGCAACTTGAAGCAGAGGGTTACGAATTTCAAACCGATTCAGACTCTGAGGTGATCATTGCCTCATATGCCGCCAAAAAAGAAGAAGCGGTGAAAGATTTAAGAGGAATGTTTGCTTTTGTTATCTGGGATAAGGTTGAGCAGACCATTTTTGCTGCCAGAGATCCCTTTGGTATCAAACCCTTTTATTATATGGAGACTGATGAAGGCACTTTTTTTGCGTCAGAGAAAAAAAGCTTGCTCGCTGGTGAAGCGAATGATGATTTGTCACAAGCGGCCTTGCAGTATTATTTAACCTATCAATTTGTACCTGAGCCTTACACTATGTCAAAAAAGATTCACCGTCTAGAGCCAGGGCATTATTTTACAAAAAAAGCAGATGGGTCCATGTCGGTTCATCCATATTGGCAGCCTGAGTTTCGGGCAGCTCCGAAAACGATAGATACGGCTAAAAAGCAGATCAGGGATGCGATGCGTGATTCCGTGAGTGTCCATATGCGCAGTGATGTTCCCGTCGGTGCATTTTTGTCAAGCGGTATTGACTCTACGGCCATTGTTGCTCTTGCAAAAGAACTTAATCCAAACATTGAAACATTTACGGTCGGCTTTGAACGCGAAGGCTATAGTGAAATTGATGTCGCTAAGGATACAGCGGAGCAGTTAAACGTGAATAATACACATACGGTGATTACTCCGGAAGCTTTTGTAAATGAGCTGCCCAAAATCATTTGGCATATGGATGATCCCGTGGCTGATCCTGCTGCTATCCCGCTGTATTTCGTTGCCAAAGAGGCAAGTAAACATGTTAAAGTGGTGTTATCCGGCGAGGGGGCTGATGAACTGTTCGGTGGTTACAATATTTACCGAGAGCCCTTAGCCCTTAATTGGTTCAAAAACATTCCTGATTTTGGAAGGCGTTTACTCAAAGAAACAGCTCAACGTCTTCCTGAGACGACAAAGGGACGCAATTATGTTATTAGAGGGTGTACCCCTCTGGAAGAACGTTACATCGGCAATGCATTTATGTTCGATGAACAAGAAAAACAATTTTTGTATAAAGGTTTTTTGCCGCAGACGCATTTTACAGATGTCACATCGAATCTTTACGAACGTGTCAAAGACAATAAGGATATTGAAAGAATGCAATATGTTGACCTGCATACATGGTTACGTGGCGATATTTTAGTGAAGGCTGACCGGATGACGATGGCTCATTCCTTAGAACTCCGTGTTCCATTTTTGGACAAGCCGGTCTTTGATGTTGCTTCCTCGATTCCTGAGGACTTAAAAACGGGAAATAAAACAACGAAATATGCACTGAGAGAGGCAATGCGTGATATAGTGCCTGACAGTGTTTTGTATAATAAAAAACTAGGCTTTCCGGTTCCAATCAGAGTGTGGCTACGCAATGAATTATATGATTGGGCACGGCAGGTCATTGCTGATAGTCAAGTGGATGAATGGATCAATAAATCGTACGTGTATAAACTGCTTGAAGACCATAGACACCAAAAGCGGGACAACAGCCGCAAGCTTTGGACGATACTCGTATTTATGCTGTGGCATCAAATGTATGTCGAAAAAACAATTGACACTCGGGCATTTCAAGTTGAGATGACAAACAGTCCATATTAA